A segment of the Bacteriovorax sp. BAL6_X genome:
ATACCATCAAAGAATGACATGATTGGAGGGTTTTTCATCGCGTATGCTTCAGCACGACCCATAACAATACAGTTCGTGATGATTAGACCGATATATACCGACATCGACTTAGCAACGTCGTAAACATATGCCTTAAGAACCTGATCTGTCACGATTACAAGTGAAGCAATAATTGTCATCATAACGATGATACGAATTGCACTTGGAACGTGGTTTCTAATTAAAGAAACAAAAAGATTTGAAAAGGCACAAACAACAGTTACCGCTAGGCACATAACTGCTACTGATTCCATCTTTGTTGTAACCGCAAGAGCTGAACAAATCCCAAGGATCTGAAGTGCAATTGGATTATTTTCAAATAATGGTGAAATGACTGTTTCTTTAAAGTTCACTTTTCACCTCCACATCTTGAGTGTATTTATCAATGAAAGGTCCAAATGCATCGTCACCCATCCAGTAGCGAACAGTTCCTGTTACACCATTAGCTGTAAGAGTTGCACCTGAAAGACCATCGATATCAAAGTTACTCGCATCACGTGCTTCACCTTTGATAACTTGAATCTGAGGATTCCCATTTTCTCCAAAGATCTTCTTACCTGGCCATACTGATCTCCACTGAGGGTTATCAATCTCACCACCAAGACCTGGAGTTTCACCGTGAGAGTAGAACCCAATACCTTTTACAGTATTAAGATCTGTCTCAAGAACTAGGAAACCGTACATTGTTGACCAAAGACCTTTACCGTGGATTGGAAAAACAACAGACTTAGTCTCTTCACCATCTTTTACAAAGAAAACTTTCGAATACTTTGCACGGAACTTAATTCCCGCCTTATCTTCTTTGGCAGGAATTGAATAATTCATCTTTGAATCTTTAGCTGCTTTAACAGCATCGTAAGAAGCAACATCAATATCAGTTACATAATCACCAGTCTTAAGGTCGACTAGCTTTTCTTCGATTTGTTTATACGCATCTAAAATCTCTTTCTTTTGAGCTGTTGCTTTTACAAGACCAGCAGTCATCAGAAGATTTTTCTTAACATCTAAAACTTTATTCTCATCTTGAAGTGGCTTCAATGAAACCGCTGACCAAGATACGACAACTGAACAAACAACACATAGGATTGTTGCTACGATCAGAGTTTTTGCAGTACTATCATTACTCATCACTGCCCCCTTAAACCGTTTTATATCCATTTGCACGTTTTTTGATATTTCCTTGAATAACAAAGTAATCAATTAAAGGTGCAAAACAGTTTCCGAAAAGGATTGCAAGCATAGTACCTTCTGGGAAAGCTGGGTTAATAACACGAACAAGAATAACCATGAAACCGATTAAAGCACCATAGAACCAGTGTCCTTTGTGTGTCATAGAAGCTGATACTGGATCAGTTGCCATAAACACTGTACCGAAAGCAAAACCACCAATCACTAAGTGCCAAAGTGGAGTTACAGAGAACATCATATTTGTATCAGAACCGATAGCATTTAGAATTGCCGAAGTAACAACAGCTCCAAGAACCATCGAAAGCATAATTCTCCAAGATCCAATACCTGAGATGATTAGAACCGCTGCTCCGATTAAACAAGCAAGAGCAGAAGTCTCACCCATTGAACCAGGCATAAACCCTAAAAATGCATCTTGCATTGAAGTTGTGATTGCTCCAACACCGCCAAGTGCAGCTTGAGAAAGAGCAGTTGCACCAGTGAAACCATCAACAGCAGTCCAAACTGCATCTCCCGAAATTTGTGCAGGATAAGCAAAGAAAAGGAAAGCAC
Coding sequences within it:
- a CDS encoding NADH:ubiquinone reductase (Na(+)-transporting) subunit B yields the protein MTMLRKLLDSQHDNFAKGGKFEKFYAVYEMIDTFLYTPGGVARGSVHVRDALDLKRLMITVAIALIPAMFMAMYNTGFQANSALAAAGMTPEGWRADIILALGAGFSPDSLVANLLHGFLYFFPIFLVTQIAGGFWEALFAIVRGHEINEGFLVTGMLFPLTLPPTIPLWQVAVGISFGVLIGKEVFGGTGKNFLNPALTARAFLFFAYPAQISGDAVWTAVDGFTGATALSQAALGGVGAITTSMQDAFLGFMPGSMGETSALACLIGAAVLIISGIGSWRIMLSMVLGAVVTSAILNAIGSDTNMMFSVTPLWHLVIGGFAFGTVFMATDPVSASMTHKGHWFYGALIGFMVILVRVINPAFPEGTMLAILFGNCFAPLIDYFVIQGNIKKRANGYKTV
- a CDS encoding NADH:ubiquinone reductase (Na(+)-transporting) subunit D is translated as MNFKETVISPLFENNPIALQILGICSALAVTTKMESVAVMCLAVTVVCAFSNLFVSLIRNHVPSAIRIIVMMTIIASLVIVTDQVLKAYVYDVAKSMSVYIGLIITNCIVMGRAEAYAMKNPPIMSFFDGIGNGIGYSLVLVFVGFFRELLGSGKLFGISILATTGEGGWYQTNGMALLAPSAFFLIGFFIWGLRTWKKDQVEEM
- a CDS encoding Na(+)-translocating NADH-quinone reductase subunit C; its protein translation is MSNDSTAKTLIVATILCVVCSVVVSWSAVSLKPLQDENKVLDVKKNLLMTAGLVKATAQKKEILDAYKQIEEKLVDLKTGDYVTDIDVASYDAVKAAKDSKMNYSIPAKEDKAGIKFRAKYSKVFFVKDGEETKSVVFPIHGKGLWSTMYGFLVLETDLNTVKGIGFYSHGETPGLGGEIDNPQWRSVWPGKKIFGENGNPQIQVIKGEARDASNFDIDGLSGATLTANGVTGTVRYWMGDDAFGPFIDKYTQDVEVKSEL